From the genome of Arthrobacter sp. SLBN-122:
TTGACGGTCTCGTTGTCACCGCGGACGAAATCCCTGGAAGCCACTGCGCCCACGTTATCCCCGGGGACGGCTTTGAAGCCCTGGCCTTCCAGAGTCTTTGAATAGAAGTCCATGACGGCGGCCGTGGGGGCCTTGACGCTCCCCACCATTGCGGCTGTTGCAGGCGCTTTAGTCTTGTCAAAGCTGCTGGATACCACGGCCGCCCCCGGCATCAGGGGCAGGAGTTGCTGGGGAAATCCCTCCACCACGGCTCCAACTGTTGCTGAGGTGTTGGGCGACGCCGAGGGGCTGGGGGAGGCGGTCAGCGTGGATTGGGTGGCGGCAACGGAAGTGGAGGGGGCCGGCTCTGCCTGTCCGGATTGGGCGGGGCTGCATGCCGCCAGAGAAAGTGCCCCAATGGCGGCAAGTGCGGCCAGGCCAGCTGGCTTGTAGTTTCCAATAGCCGTCACAGAGACTTTCCTCCTGGTGTTGTTGGCGGGAACCAGCCTCCAGTTTAGCCAGCCTGCACTCCAGTCCTGACAAACCAGGGAGTCCGGGCGAACCGATAGGATTGGATCCGTGGTGCCTGCAGGTATGAACCAGCCATCCGCCGTGCGCCCTCCGGGCCGCAGGCCCACGTGCATCATGCATGTGGACATGGATGCTTTCTTTGTTTCGGTGGAGCTCCGGACGCGCCCGGAACTCCGCGGCAAGCCGGTTATTGTCGGCTTCCCGGGGGAACGGTCGGTGGTCCTCTCAGGATCCTACGAGGCCCGCGCCTTCGGTGTTAAGTCCGCTATGCCCATGGCTGTGGCAATGCGGATGTGTCCGCAGGCGGTGGTCATTGAACCCCGCCACAAGCTGTACTACGAGGTGTCTGGGCAACTGATGGCCATCTTCGAATCCATCACCGGACTCGTCGAGCCGCTCAGTGTTGACGAGGCCTTCCTGGACGTCACGGGAGCACTGCGGCGGCTTGGGCCGCCCAGGGGAATCGGTGAGCTCATCCGCCGGCGGGTGTCAGCTGAACTGGGCATCACTGCATCGGTGGGGATCGCGGAAACCAAGTTCGTGGCGAAGATCGCCTCGACACGGTGCAAGCCCGACGGCCTGCTGCTCATCGGCCCGGAGCAAACCGTGCCCTATCTTCACAGCCTCCCGGTAGGTGCCCTCTGGGGCGTCGGCGCCAAGACCGGAGAGGTGCTCGCGAACATGGGGATCCGGACTGTGGCGGATGTGGCGGCGACCCCCGTGTCCTCCTTGAAGAAGGTCCTTGGCGCCACCGGCGAACACGTACACCGGCTTGCCTGGGGAATCGATCCCCGTCCCGTTACCCCGGTGCGCCTGGAAAAGAGTATTGGTGCCGAAGAGACCTTTGCCGTGGACACCACCGATGATGCGCTCCTTCGCCGGGAACTGCTGCGGCTGTCCCACCGTACCGCCACCCGCCTCCGGAGCTCCGGAATGGTGGCCCGGACGGTAGCGCTGAAGCTGCGCTTCGCCGACTTTTCCACCATCACGCGCAGCAGGACGGTCCAGACGCCGGTGGACAGCGCCCAGCTGATCTACGCGGTGGCGCTCCAGCTCCTGGAGTCGCTGGGGGCACGGGCCATGGCTGTGCGGCTGGTGGGGGTCAGGGCTGAGCAGTTGGAGGAGGCGGCCCGCACTTCGCTCCAGCTAAGCATCGACCGCCGGGAAGAGAACTGGCGGGCAGCTGAACAGGCACTGGACCAGGTGGCGCGCAAATTCGGCAACAAGTCCGTCCTGCCCGCCCGCCTGATGGAGCAGGAAAGCCGGCCGGGAGACGGTTCCGGGCGGCCCGCCTAAGGGGCCCGGCAAAGTCATTGCCGTCTTTCAGATCAGGCCTCAACAATCTATCCTTATAAATACATAGTTTTCGAGTGAATGGACTTACTGCCGGACCCTCTTGGACATGCTCCCGCTCCCGCGAACGCATGCTGCATTCCTGTTCTGGCCACTGTCGGCGAGGCGGGAACTTTCCAGCAACAGCAGGCGTTTGAACGGAGTAGAAGTAGTGGCTGGGATCAGCCCGGACGTTGGCCTACAAAAGGAGGTCGTGATGCCGCTGTCGGAGCACGAACAGAAGCTGCTTGAGCAGCTTGAAAAGCAGCTTCACGAGGACGACCCGAAGTTCGCGAACTCAATGGGTTCGGACCCGGGACGTTCCTGGTCCACGAGGCACGTGGTTATTGGGGTCCTCTGCGCACTTGCCGGCGTATTCCTGTTGCTGGTCGGTGTCACGCTCCAGAACATATTTGTCGGCGTACTGGGCTTCGTGGTGATGGGCGGGGGAGTCTACTTCGCCACCATGCGCAGTTCCCGCGGGACGGCCGGGGCCAAGGCCGGAGGGGGCAAACCCGGCAAGCAACGGAGTTCGTTCATGAGCAACCTTGAAGAGCGCTGGGACGAGCGCCGGAGGGGCGAGCCGTAAAGAGCATGTACCCCCGGGTGCCAGGCTCCTCCATTTCGCTCCCCTGACGCAGGGGGACTGCACGAAAAGACCCGCTTCGGCGGGTCTTTTCGTGTTTAAGGGCAATTCCCCGCCCATGCCGTCGTCGTGGCGCATCAATGGCACGGGATGCGCCCCCCGGAAGCGAAAAGTCCTCCACTTTCCACCACTGTCCTGAATCCGCGCCATTTCAGGGGTCTTTTCCCACGAAACACCCGGCACAGGGAGCGTTCCGCGTTGACTGTGGTGGAAAGTGGAGTAATGTGGAGGACATAAGAGGGTGGTTGCAACATAGGGGATGTGCAGTTCCTGACGGCGGACAGGCGGTGGGCCAGTGTTTCTGGGCACTCACTCGCCGCGTCTGGATGAAAAGGGACGGATCATTCTCCCCGCCAAGTTCCGCGAGGAGCTTGCCAGCGGCCTGGTGCTCACAAGGGGCCAGGAACGTTGCATCTACGTCTTCAGCGAGAAGGAATTTGCGCGGGTCCACGAGCAGATGCGGGAGGCACCAATCTCCTCCAAGCAGGCGCGTGACTATATCCGCGTATTTCTCTCTGGAGCCTCGGACGAGGTACCTGACAAGCAGGGGCGCGTGACCATTCCACCGGCGCTCCGGGAGTATGCAGGACTCGGAAGGGAACTTGCCGTCATCGGCGCCGGTACCCGCGCCGAGATCTGGGACGCCCAGGCTTGGAATGAATACCTTGCGGAGAAGGAAACAGCCTTTTCCGAAACTGACGATCCCATTCCGGGCATTCTCTGAATTCCGGAGCGGGGCAGCAGGAGGTTTCTTGGATGAGATCTCCAGCCGGCCCATCGGCTGCCAACCTGGCTCACCTTCCCCGGAGCCAGGCGGGCGGAACGGTAGGCGCGGATGGGGATCTGGTCCAAGGAGCAGCAGGTGACAACGACGGCGGGAAAGGACCAGGCGTGACCGATCAACCCAAGCCCACGTCCGAACGCCATGTGCCGGTCCTTCGCGACCGGTGCATCAATTTGTTGGCACCGGGGTTCGAAGCAGCAAGGCTGCGCGGCGAGACCCCCATTGCCGTGGATACAACCCTGGGCATGGGCGGCCACTCCGAGGCAATGCTCCAGCGCTTCCCCGATCTCCACCTCATCGGTATTGACCGTGATGAAGAAGCACTGGCACTGGCGGGGGAGCGGCTCGCTCCGTTCGCCGCCCGGACTGATCTGGTCCACGCCGTGTACGACGAAATACAGGACGTCCTGGAAGACCTCGGCGTACCTGAAGTCCACGGAATCCTGATGGACCTGGGCGTTTCCTCACTGCAGCTGGATGAGCGTGGGCGCGGTTTTGCCTACTCCTTTGATGCGCCGCTGGACATGCGCATGGATACCAGCCGGGGCCAGACGGCGGCCGATGTGGTCAATACCTACAGCGAAGAGGACCTGGTCCGGATCATCCGCAAATGGGGCGAGGAAAAGTTCGCCGGCCGGATCGCCAACCGGATCGTCGCGGCACGTGCCGTCAAGCCATTTACCACCACCGGCGAACTGGTGGAGCAGATCCGGTCCGTGGTTCCCGCGTCCGCAGCGAAGTCCGGTGGACATCCTGCCAAGCGGACCTTCCAGGCCCTGAGGATCGAGGTCAACGAGGAACTCGACGTCCTGGAACGCGCCGTTCCCGCCGCCGTCGCTTCCCTGGCCCTCGGCGGCCGCATCGTGGTCATGTCCTACCACTCGCTGGAAGACAAGATCGTCAAAGGCGTTTTCCAGGCCCGCTCCAAGTCTTCTGCTCCGCTTGGCTTCCCCGTTGAGCTGGAAGAGCACAAACCCGAACTCAAGACCCTGACCAAAGGCACCGAGGTGCCCACCGCCGTCGAAATCGCCGAAAATCCGCGCGCTGCCTCCGCCAGGCTTCGCGCGGCAGAACGTATCAGAGCCAGGAGAGCTGCATGAGCACCGCCGCCGTCAAGAACTTTCCCGTTGTCTCCGGCAGTTCGGCGTCCGACATCAGGCGTGAGGCTGAACAGGCCGGGGGCCGGAAGAGCCGTACCCCGCTTTCCGTGGTCCGCACGGCGCCGCGAAAGCGCCGCGCGCCGTTCGTGGTCCTGTGCTTCGCCATGCTCGCCGTAGCGTTGGTGGCGGTGCTGGTCCTGAACATCTCGGTGTCCACGGCGCAGTACCAGTTGGTGGAGCTGCGTGCCAGGCAGAGCACGCTGACCAAGACGAACCAGGACCTCACCCAGCAGGTGCAGAGCTTTGAGGCACCGCAGAACCTGGCGGCCAAGGCCACCGAACTGGGAATGGTGGCGTCCACCGTCAAGGGCCAGATTGACCTGTCCACGTTGTCAGTGACCGGGAAAGCTACCCCGGCGGTCAAGGGCGCAGCCTCAGGAGCCGTGATTCCGTCGCCGGCAGTGGCAGGCCAGCTTATTGTGCCGCCCGCGTCCCAGAGTGCAGATTCAAAGGATGCGAAGTCCAAGGATGCACAGTCCAAGGATCCACAGTCCAAGGATGCGAAGTCCAAGGATGCTGCCGCGGATAAGGCAGCGGCGCCGGATGCCGGCAAGGCTCCTGCCGCCGCTCCCTCTGCCGACGCTGCCCAGGCGGCTGCCGCCCAGGCCGCCGCCGCAGCGGCTCCCGCCCCCGAACTTCACGGCGGTTCCGTCCCGGCGCCCCAGCAGAAGGTCCCCGGACAGTAAGCCAGCAGGCAGGACAGGCAGCAGCGTCGAGCAGCAAGGAATATTACGGTGGCGGAGACGACCGGCAAGGCAGGAAAAAGCAAGGCACCGAACGCCACCAAGCGCTTGCGCCTGGGACTGGGCGTCATGCTCACGCTCCTGCTGGTGGTGGGCGGGAAGCTCTTCCTGGTCCAGGGGCTCGACGTCGGCGGCATGGCCGAGGCGGCACTGAACAGCCGGATGACCTCGGCGATCCTTCCGGCCGAGCGGGGCAGCATCCTCGATTCACGCGGCACCGTCCTGGCCAACAGTGTGATCCGCTACAACATCGTGGTTGACCAGCGGGTCAATACGAAGACCGACGCCTATAAGCGGCTCGAGCCACAGGCCGACGGCCATGACAAGCTGGTGGATGTCAGCCGCGACCAGGCAATTTCCGAACTTGCCGCCGCGCTGGGCATGGACACGAATGCCGTCCGTGACGCGGTGACCGGGGAACAGCCGTATTACATTGTGGCCAAGGACGTGAAGCCCGACGTCGAGGACCGCATCTCCAAGCTCCAGGTTCCCGGCATCGTTGCCGAGGGCGTCAGTAAGCGCGTCTACCCGAACGGTGCCGTGGCAGGCGGTGTTGTGGGCTTCCTCCAGGACGGCACCACCGGGCAGGCCGGCATTGAGCAGACGCAGGACGACCAGCTCAAGGGCAAGGACGGCAAGCGACTGTTCGAGATCGGCGCCGACGGGCTCCGCATCCCGGTGGGCCTGGACGAGCTGACCCCGCCGCAGAACGGCAAGGACGTCAAGCTCACGCTCAACTCGGATCTTCAGTATTTTGCCCAGCAGGCGGTCCAGAGCCAGACTGACAAACTCAGCGCCGAATGGGGCGTCATCATCGTGATGGACGCCAAGACCGGGAACCTGCTTGCCCTGGCCGACACCAACTCCCCGGACCCCAACAACCCCGGCCTCGTGGCAGCCAAGGACCGTGGCGTCCGGTCCGTGACTGCGGCCTATGAGCCCGGCTCGGTGGAGAAGATGATGACGGCGGCGGCCGTGATCGATGAGGGACTTGCCAGCCCCCTGGACCACTTCACCATTCCGCCCACCTACACCGTGGACGGCCAGACCTTCAGCGACGCTTTTGCCCACGGCACGGAGGAACGGACGCTGGCGGGCATCATCGGCTACTCCATGAACACCGGAACGGTCATGGCAGGGCAGCGGCTCAGCAAGGAGCAGCGGTACGACTGGCTGAAGAAGTTCGGCATCGGCGAAGCTCCTGACATCGGACTCCCCGCCACGGCAGGCGGCATCCTCACGCCCCCGGACCAGTGGGACGGGCGCCAGCAGTACACCGTCCTGTTCGGGCAGGGCGTTTCCCAGTCCACGCTGCAGACGGTCCGTGCCTACCAGAGCATCGCCAACAACGGTGTCATGCTGCAGCCGCGGCTGATCGATTCGTACATTTCCCCTGACGGTACCGAGGAGAAAGTACCGGCCCAGCCGTCGCGGCAGATTGTCTCCGAAAGCACGGCCCAGCAGGTCCAGGACATCCTGGAAAGCGCCGTCACCGAAGGCGAAATCAAGGACGCCGGGATCGACGGGTACCGCGTGGGAGCCAAGACCGGTACATCCGAATCACCCTGCGACGACGGCAAGTCCGGCTACTGCGGGTACACCGCCTCCATTGTGGGAATGGCGCCGATGGATGATCCGCGGTTTATTGTGGAGGTGGTCCTCCAGCGGCCGAAGGGCAGCATCTACGGCATCACCAACGGGCCGGTGTTCCGGTCCGTCATGAGCCAGGCGCTGCGGACCTACAACGTCCAGCCTTCGACCGGCCAGCCGGCCAGAATGCCGCAGTACGCCAAGTAGCCGCTGCACCCCGCCGGAAATACCAGCAGCATCCAGCGCCTCACAGTGCCCGGCGCGAACCATGCCGGGCACGCACTAGCACCATCGGAGATCCCCTGTGTCAGAGTTCACCACGCCCGGCAGCGATACTGTCCCGGACGAAAATCCGGGCCGCTTCCGGCCCGCAGCCGTGGCGGCGGTCCCGCTGGCCGCCGTCGGGCAGGCCGTGGGCGTATCCGTACCCGCTCCAGCCGCCGACGTGGAAATCACTGGCATCTCGATCAATTCACGCACCGTCGAGCCCGGCGACCTGTACGTGGCCCTGCCCGGGGCCAGCAGGCACGGCGCCGACTTCGCCACGGACGCCATCGGGGCCGGCGCCGCGGCCGTCCTCACGGACGATGCCGGTGCGCACCTGCTGGCCCTCTCCGCGGACACGCCGGTGCCCGTGCTCGTCGTCGACAAGCCACGCAATGAGGTGGGACCCCTCTCCGCCATGATTTACCGGAGCCAGTCCGCCGACGGCCGTCCGCTGCAGCTTTTCGGCGTCACCGGGACCAACGGGAAGACCACCACCACCTACTTCATCACCTCGCTTCTGCGCGCGCTGGGGCGGCAGTCCGGCCTGATCGGCACCATCGAGATCCTGGCCGGAGGGGAGCCCATCCCCAGCCTCCTCACCACGCCGGAATCGCCTGAGGTCCACGGACTCCTCGCACTCATGCACGAGCGCGGGCTGGACGCCGCGGCCATGGAGGTGTCCTCCCATGCGATCTCGTACCAGCGGGTGGACGGCCTGGTCTTCGACGTCGCAGGGTTCACCAACCTCACCCAGGACCACCTGGACCTGCACCACACGATGGACGGGTACTTCGCCACCAAAGCAGAGCTCTTCACACCGGGCCGCGCCCGCAGGGCCGTGGTCACGGTCGACGACGAGTGGGGCCGGCGCCTGGCCGGCAACAGCGAGGTGCCCATCACCACGCTCAGCACAAGCGGCCGGACGACGGCGGACTGGACAGTCAGCGCTGCCTCGCCACGCGGCCTCGGCACCGACTTCACCCTGACAGGGCCCTCCGGTGCCGTCCTGAACGTCCACACCGGGCTGCCCGGCAGCTTCAACGTTGCCAACGCCGCCCTGGCCGCGCTCATGGTTCTCACGTCCGGGGTTGACGCCGCCGAACTGCAAGCCGCCCTGGACCGCGCCGATCCGTTCAGCACGGCCGTGCCCGGGCGCATGCAGCTGGTCGCCGGGCAGCCGGCCGCCGTGGTGGATTTCGCCCACAACACCGACGCCCTGGCACGGGCCCTGGAAGCAGTCCGCTCACCGGAACCGGACTCCCGCCTGATCGTTGTCTTCGGTGCCACCGGACAGCGTGACCAGGGCAAGCGCCCGGCCATGGGAGCCATTGCCGCCCGACTTGCCGACACCGTGATCATCACCGATGACGATCCGCACGACGAGGACGCAGCAGCGATCCGGGCCGACGTGCTGGCCGGCGCGCGGGAAGCCGTGGAGAAAGAGTCCCTGCACGCCGACCTGGTGGAGATCTTCCCGCGGGATGAGGCCATCCGGCACGCCGTGGGCCTGGCACGGCCGCAGGACACCATCCTGGTGGCCGGCCGCGGCCATGAGGTCTGGCAGGAAGTGAAAGGCGTGAACCTCGCCCTGGACGACAGGGTGGAACTGCGCAACGCCTTGACAGCCAGGGGATTCAACGTTCTCCATGACGACCGGATAGAGTCCTAGACCGAGATGATTGCATTTACTGCGGCGGAAATCGCCGAAATCACCAGCGGGCGCCTGGACGCCGATCCCGGAATTACGCCCCTCTCGGTGGTGACGGATTCACGCGAAGCCACGCCCGGTTCGCTTTACGTCGCAAAGCCGGGCGAGCACGCCGACGGCCACGACTTCATGGAAGCCGCTTTTGCCGCCGGAGCTGTCCTGGCCCTTGTCGAGCGCCCGGTCGAAGCCCCGGAAGGTACCGCCTACCCGTCCATCGTGGTTGCGGACGCCGTCCTTGCGATGGGCGCCCTGGCCGCCGAAGCGGTCCGCCGCATCCGTGCCGCCCGTGCAGCAGCGGGGGAGCAGCTGACCGTCGTGGGCATCACCGGTTCAGCCGGCAAAACCACCACCAAGGACCTGCTGGCCGGGATCCTTGCCACGCAAGGCAACACCATCGCGCCCCAGGGCTCCTACAACGGTGAGGTTGGCGTGCCGCTGACCGTCTTCCGGGCCGACGCCGACACCCGCTACCTGGTCATCGAGATGGGGGCCACAGGGATCGGCCACATCCGCTACCTCGCGGAGATGGTCAAGCCCGACATCGGAGTGGTCCTGGCAGTGGGCACCGCACACGCCGGAGAGTTCGGCGGGGTGGAGAACATTGCGCTGGCCAAGGGCGAGATGGTTGAAGGCCTTTCCGCCGCCGGCACCGCCATCATCAATCTCGACGACGAACGCGTCGCCGCCATGCGCAGCCGTACCTCGGCCAAGGTCCTCGGTTTTTCCGCCGACGGACGCCAGGACGCACAGGTCCGGGCGCTGAATGCTGATACCAATGCGGGGGGCAGCCCCGAATTCGACCTCCAGCTGCCCAACGGCGATGCACCCCTCCATGTGAGCAGCCGGCTGATCGGAGCGCACCACATGGGAAACCTGCTGGCAGCCGCGGCAGCCGCATGGGCCGCCGGAGTGACGGGAGACCACATTGCTGCCTCGCTGAGCAGCCAGGCAGCCGCCAGCCGCTGGCGCATGGAACGCACGGAGCGGCCGGACGGCGTCACCATCATCAACGATGCCTACAACGCCAACCCCGAATCCATGCGTGCCGCTCTCCGGACGCTGGCAGACCTCGGCCGCGGCCGCCGCACCTGGGCGGTCCTGGGAGCCATGCTGGAACTGGGCGATGACTCCATCCGCGAGCACACCGCCGTGGGCACCCAGGTGGTGCGCCTCAACATCTCGCGGCTGCTGGTGGTGGGCCGGGAAGCGCGCGCCCTCTACGTCTCCGCGGTACAGGAAGGGTCCTGGGGCGACGAATGCCTGTTCGCCGAAACCGTGGATGAGGCCCACGACATCCTCGACGCCGAGCTCCAGCCGGGCGACCTGGTGCTGTTCAAGTCCTCCAACAGCGTGGGGCTGCGCCATTTGGGCGATCGGATAGCATTACCCCCAACCCCGACCCCTGCCGACGAAAGGAGCACTCTGCTGTGATTGCTCTGCTGATCGGCGCAGGCCTGGCCCTGCTGTTCGCCCTGGTGGGCACGCCCCTCTTCATCCGGCTCCTGGTGCACCGCGGCTATGGCCAGTTCATCCGTGACGACGGCCCCACATCCCACCACACCAAGCGTGGAACGCCCACCATGGGCGGAACGGTGGTCGTGGCCGCCGTCCTGCTGAGCTACGGACTCACGCACCTCATCATGCTGATGATGAACCCTGATTCACCCGGGCCTTCCGCCTCGGCACTCATCCTGCTGTTCCTTATGGTCGGCATGGGCCTGGTGGGCTTCCTGGACGACTTCATCAAAATCTCGCGCCAGCGGAGCCTGGGCCTTAACGCCAAGGCGAAGCTCATCCTCCAGGCGGCTGTGGGCATCATCTTCGCCGTCCTGGCGTTGAACTTCCCCAACAGTGCTGGCCTGACACCGGCGTCGACGAAGATCTCCCTGGTCCGTGACCTGCCGTGGCTCGACCTCGCCTTTGGTGGCACCGTCCTC
Proteins encoded in this window:
- a CDS encoding DUF3040 domain-containing protein; its protein translation is MPLSEHEQKLLEQLEKQLHEDDPKFANSMGSDPGRSWSTRHVVIGVLCALAGVFLLLVGVTLQNIFVGVLGFVVMGGGVYFATMRSSRGTAGAKAGGGKPGKQRSSFMSNLEERWDERRRGEP
- a CDS encoding UDP-N-acetylmuramoyl-tripeptide--D-alanyl-D-alanine ligase → MIAFTAAEIAEITSGRLDADPGITPLSVVTDSREATPGSLYVAKPGEHADGHDFMEAAFAAGAVLALVERPVEAPEGTAYPSIVVADAVLAMGALAAEAVRRIRAARAAAGEQLTVVGITGSAGKTTTKDLLAGILATQGNTIAPQGSYNGEVGVPLTVFRADADTRYLVIEMGATGIGHIRYLAEMVKPDIGVVLAVGTAHAGEFGGVENIALAKGEMVEGLSAAGTAIINLDDERVAAMRSRTSAKVLGFSADGRQDAQVRALNADTNAGGSPEFDLQLPNGDAPLHVSSRLIGAHHMGNLLAAAAAAWAAGVTGDHIAASLSSQAAASRWRMERTERPDGVTIINDAYNANPESMRAALRTLADLGRGRRTWAVLGAMLELGDDSIREHTAVGTQVVRLNISRLLVVGREARALYVSAVQEGSWGDECLFAETVDEAHDILDAELQPGDLVLFKSSNSVGLRHLGDRIALPPTPTPADERSTLL
- a CDS encoding peptidoglycan D,D-transpeptidase FtsI family protein, with the protein product MAETTGKAGKSKAPNATKRLRLGLGVMLTLLLVVGGKLFLVQGLDVGGMAEAALNSRMTSAILPAERGSILDSRGTVLANSVIRYNIVVDQRVNTKTDAYKRLEPQADGHDKLVDVSRDQAISELAAALGMDTNAVRDAVTGEQPYYIVAKDVKPDVEDRISKLQVPGIVAEGVSKRVYPNGAVAGGVVGFLQDGTTGQAGIEQTQDDQLKGKDGKRLFEIGADGLRIPVGLDELTPPQNGKDVKLTLNSDLQYFAQQAVQSQTDKLSAEWGVIIVMDAKTGNLLALADTNSPDPNNPGLVAAKDRGVRSVTAAYEPGSVEKMMTAAAVIDEGLASPLDHFTIPPTYTVDGQTFSDAFAHGTEERTLAGIIGYSMNTGTVMAGQRLSKEQRYDWLKKFGIGEAPDIGLPATAGGILTPPDQWDGRQQYTVLFGQGVSQSTLQTVRAYQSIANNGVMLQPRLIDSYISPDGTEEKVPAQPSRQIVSESTAQQVQDILESAVTEGEIKDAGIDGYRVGAKTGTSESPCDDGKSGYCGYTASIVGMAPMDDPRFIVEVVLQRPKGSIYGITNGPVFRSVMSQALRTYNVQPSTGQPARMPQYAK
- the dinB gene encoding DNA polymerase IV, encoding MNQPSAVRPPGRRPTCIMHVDMDAFFVSVELRTRPELRGKPVIVGFPGERSVVLSGSYEARAFGVKSAMPMAVAMRMCPQAVVIEPRHKLYYEVSGQLMAIFESITGLVEPLSVDEAFLDVTGALRRLGPPRGIGELIRRRVSAELGITASVGIAETKFVAKIASTRCKPDGLLLIGPEQTVPYLHSLPVGALWGVGAKTGEVLANMGIRTVADVAATPVSSLKKVLGATGEHVHRLAWGIDPRPVTPVRLEKSIGAEETFAVDTTDDALLRRELLRLSHRTATRLRSSGMVARTVALKLRFADFSTITRSRTVQTPVDSAQLIYAVALQLLESLGARAMAVRLVGVRAEQLEEAARTSLQLSIDRREENWRAAEQALDQVARKFGNKSVLPARLMEQESRPGDGSGRPA
- the rsmH gene encoding 16S rRNA (cytosine(1402)-N(4))-methyltransferase RsmH, coding for MTDQPKPTSERHVPVLRDRCINLLAPGFEAARLRGETPIAVDTTLGMGGHSEAMLQRFPDLHLIGIDRDEEALALAGERLAPFAARTDLVHAVYDEIQDVLEDLGVPEVHGILMDLGVSSLQLDERGRGFAYSFDAPLDMRMDTSRGQTAADVVNTYSEEDLVRIIRKWGEEKFAGRIANRIVAARAVKPFTTTGELVEQIRSVVPASAAKSGGHPAKRTFQALRIEVNEELDVLERAVPAAVASLALGGRIVVMSYHSLEDKIVKGVFQARSKSSAPLGFPVELEEHKPELKTLTKGTEVPTAVEIAENPRAASARLRAAERIRARRAA
- a CDS encoding UDP-N-acetylmuramoyl-L-alanyl-D-glutamate--2,6-diaminopimelate ligase, whose product is MSEFTTPGSDTVPDENPGRFRPAAVAAVPLAAVGQAVGVSVPAPAADVEITGISINSRTVEPGDLYVALPGASRHGADFATDAIGAGAAAVLTDDAGAHLLALSADTPVPVLVVDKPRNEVGPLSAMIYRSQSADGRPLQLFGVTGTNGKTTTTYFITSLLRALGRQSGLIGTIEILAGGEPIPSLLTTPESPEVHGLLALMHERGLDAAAMEVSSHAISYQRVDGLVFDVAGFTNLTQDHLDLHHTMDGYFATKAELFTPGRARRAVVTVDDEWGRRLAGNSEVPITTLSTSGRTTADWTVSAASPRGLGTDFTLTGPSGAVLNVHTGLPGSFNVANAALAALMVLTSGVDAAELQAALDRADPFSTAVPGRMQLVAGQPAAVVDFAHNTDALARALEAVRSPEPDSRLIVVFGATGQRDQGKRPAMGAIAARLADTVIITDDDPHDEDAAAIRADVLAGAREAVEKESLHADLVEIFPRDEAIRHAVGLARPQDTILVAGRGHEVWQEVKGVNLALDDRVELRNALTARGFNVLHDDRIES
- the mraZ gene encoding division/cell wall cluster transcriptional repressor MraZ, which translates into the protein MFLGTHSPRLDEKGRIILPAKFREELASGLVLTRGQERCIYVFSEKEFARVHEQMREAPISSKQARDYIRVFLSGASDEVPDKQGRVTIPPALREYAGLGRELAVIGAGTRAEIWDAQAWNEYLAEKETAFSETDDPIPGIL